A DNA window from Brassica napus cultivar Da-Ae chromosome A4, Da-Ae, whole genome shotgun sequence contains the following coding sequences:
- the LOC111215319 gene encoding transcription factor ORG3-like, with protein MCALVPPFFPNFGWPSTGEYESYYLSGENLDNCTFFDFPVPETYGLVHQQNSLGVSISSAGIGIDKSPVVNKKLKHNASERDRRKKINSLFSSLRSCLPASDQSKKLSIPQTVSRSLKYILELQEEVKMLIQKKEELLVRVSGQRAIEQQPKVVAHYVSTVSATRLGDHEMMVQISSSKINNFSISNVLSGLEEDGFVLVDVSLSRSQGERVFYTLHLQVDNIDNDKLNCTELSQRMLYLYEECGNSY; from the exons ATGTGTGCATTAGTCCCTCCATTTTTCCCAAACTTTGGGTGGCCGTCGACGGGTGAGTACGAGAGTTACTACCTGTCCGGAGAGAACCTCGACAACTGCACGTTTTTTGATTTTCCGGTACCAGAGACTTATGGACTGGTTCATCAACAGAACAGCTTAGGGGTTTCTATTTCGTCGGCAGGAATTGGAATAGACAAGAGTCCGGTCGTAAACAAGAAGCTTAAACACAATGCAAGCGAGCGTGACCGTCGCAAGAAGATCAACTCATTGTTCTCATCTCTTCGTTCATGTCTTCCAGCCTCAGATCAATCG AAGAAGTTAAGTATTCCCCAAACGGTTTCTAGGAGCTTGAAGTACATACTGGAGCTGCAGGAAGAAGTGAAGATGCTGATACAAAAGAAGGAAGAACTCTTGGTGCGAGTATCCGGTCAAAGAGCCATTGAACAGCAACCAAAGGTGGTTGCGCATTATGTCTCGACCGTGTCTGCGACTAGGCTTGGAGACCATGAAATGATGGTCCAAATCTCATCGTCCAAGATTAATAACTTTTCGATATCTAATGTGTTAAGTGGGTTAGAAGAAGATGGGTTTGTTCTTGTGGATGTTTCATTGTCAAGGTCTCAAGGAGAAAGGGTTTTCTACACTTTGCATCTCCAAGTGGACAATATTGATAATGACAAGCTGAATTGCACTGAGTTGAGTCAGAGGATGTTGTACTTGTATGAGGAATGTGGGAACTCATACTAG
- the LOC111214984 gene encoding transcription factor ORG2-like: MCALVPPLFPDFGWPSTAGYERSYYLGGENLNNDMFLDFPVLETYGVLAHHQNSLGVSVSSEGNGIDNNPVVKKKLNHNASERDRRKKINSLFASLRSCLPTSDQSKKLSISATVSRSLKYIPELQEQVKKLLQKKEELLVRVSGQRDIELYVKPQPKTVASYVSTVSATRLGDNEVMVQISSSKINNFSISNVLTGLEEDDFVLVDVSSSRSQGERLFYTLHLQVENMDDHYKMNCEELSERMLYLYEECENSFR, encoded by the exons ATGTGTGCATTAGTCCCTCCACTGTTCCCCGACTTTGGGTGGCCGTCGACGGCAGGTTACGAGAGGAGCTACTACCTCGGCGGAGAAAACCTCAACAACGACATGTTTCTTGATTTTCCGGTACTGGAAACTTATGGAGTATTGGCTCATCATCAGAACAGCTTAGGAGTTTCTGTTTCGTCGGAGGGAAATGGAATAGACAACAACCCGGTTGTTAAAAAGAAGCTTAATCACAATGCTAGTGAGCGTGACCGTCGCAAGAAGATCAACTCTTTGTTTGCATCTCTCCGCTCATGTCTTCCAACCTCAGATCAATCG AAAAAGCTAAGCATTTCAGCTACCGTTTCACGAAGCTTGAAGTACATACCAGAGTTGCAAGAGCAAGTGAAGAAGTTATTACAAAAGAAGGAAGAACTCTTGGTTCGAGTATCAGGTCAAAGAGACATTGAACTTTACGTTAAGCCACAACCAAAGACAGTCGCAAGTTATGTCTCCACTGTTTCCGCGACTAGGCTTGGAGACAACGAAGTGATGGTCCAAATCTCATCATCCAAGATTAATAACTTCTCGATATCTAATGTGTTAACTGGGTTAGAAGAAGATGATTTTGTTCTTGTGGATGTTTCATCTTCAAGGTCTCAAGGGGAAAGGCTTTTCTACACTTTGCATCTTCAAGTAGAAAATATGGATGATCATTACAAAATGAATTGCGAAGAGTTAAGTGAAAGGATGTTGTACTTGTACGAGGAATGTGAAAATTCATTTAGGTGA
- the LOC111214983 gene encoding phosphatidylinositol 4-phosphate 5-kinase 4-like gives MSLEKKKKKMSKEQGCVLKAWEVTMKKTQQAKKRANNIFGTVSVAPQTDDETSTTNENDDESSTGEMYHAEKVLPNGDYYTGQWYDSFPHGHGKYLWTDGCTYIGEWYNGKTMGKGKFGWPSGATYEGEFKSGYMDGTGTYTGPSGDAYRGQWVMNLKHGHGIKSFANGDVYDGEWRRGLQEAQGKYRWRDESFYIGEWKNGSICGKGTFVWSDGSRYDGFWDDGFPSGNGTFKWDDGSFYVGHWSKDPEEMNGTYHPPENEGSLEWDPKDVFNNLSEYTICSGERVPVLPSQKKLSVWNSSKRVEKPRRISVDGRVSVGLDRAFEKMNMWGSESGEGAADIDSNTRRDLDAEIMRLEAEGFIQSLKPSPVPMRLPRAGKKQGETISKGHRNYDLMLNLQLGIRHAVGKQAPVVSLDLKHSAFDPKEKVWTRFPPEGTKYTPPHQSTEFKWKDYCPLVFRSLRKLFKVDPADYMLSLCGNDALRELSSPGKSGMFFYLTNDDRYMIKTMKKSETKVFLRMLAAYYNHVRAFENTLVIKFYGLHCVKLTGTIQKKVRFVIMGNLFCSEYSIHRRFDLKGSSLGRTTDKPESQINSNTILKDLDLNFIFRLQKAWFQEFTRQVDKDCEFLEQERIMDYSLLVGIHFREASVAGELIPSGARTPIGEFEDETAPRLSRADVDQLLSDPTRWASIRLGGNMPARAERTMRRSDSEFQLVGEPTGEYYEVVMIFGIIDILQDYDISKKLEHAYKSIQYDPTSISAVDPRLYSRRFRDFIFKVFTEDD, from the exons ATGTctctagaaaaaaagaaaaagaaaatgagcAAGGAACAAGGCTGTGTTCTAAAAGCTTGGGAGGTGACAATGAAAAAGACCCAACAAGCCAAGAAGCGAGCAAACAACATTTTTGGGACAGTATCTGTAGCTCCACAAACAGATGATGAAACTTCAACAACCAATGAGAATGATGATGAGAGCAGCACAGGTGAAATGTACCATGCAGAGAAGGTACTTCCTAATGGAGACTATTACACAGGTCAATGGTATGATAGTTTCCCACACGGGCACGGTAAGTATCTATGGACAGATGGTTGCACGTACATTGGTGAATGGTACAATGGCAAGACTATGGGGAAAGGGAAGTTTGGTTGGCCTTCTGGTGCTACATATGAAGGTGAATTCAAAAGCGGGTACATGGATGGGACTGGGACTTACACAGGTCCTAGTGGAGATGCTTATAGAGGCCAATGGGTGATGAACCTAAAACATGGACATGGGATCAAGAGTTTTGCAAACGGAGATGTGTATGATGGTGAATGGAGGAGAGGTTTGCAAGAAGCTCAAGGGAAGTATCGTTGGAGAGATGAGAGTTTTTACATTGGTGAATGGAAGAACGGTTCCATTTGTGGCAAAGGTACTTTTGTTTGGTCGGATGGTAGTAGATACGATGGGTTTTGGGACGATGGTTTCCCTAGTGGAAACGGTACTTTCAAATGGGATGATGGGAGTTTCTACGTTGGTCATTGGTCTAAGGACCCGGAAGAAATGAACGGCACTTATCATCCACCCGAGAACGAAGGGAGCCTTGAGTGGGATCCTAAAGATGTGTTCAACAATCTAAGTGAGTACACTATCTGCAGTGGAGAGAGAGTTCCTGTGTTGCCTTCACAAAAGAAGCTCTCTGTTTGGAACTCTTCCAAGCGTGTAGAGAAGCCGAGGAGGATCTCAGTTGATGGGAGGGTGAGTGTTGGTTTAGATAGAGCGTTTGAGAAGATGAATATGTGGGGAAGTGAAAGCGGTGAAGGCGCTGCTGATATTGACTCCAACACAAGAAGAGATTTAGATGCTGAAATAATGAGACTTGAGGCTGAAGGCTTCATTCAAAGCTTGAAACCTAGCCCTGTGCCTATGAGACTGCCAAGGGCAGGGAAGAAGCAAGGCGAGACAATATCGAAAGGTCATCGAAACTACGATCTTATGCTTAATCTACAGCTTGGAATCAG ACATGCTGTTGGAAAACAAGCTCCTGTTGTGTCTCTTGATCTTAAGCATTCAGCTTTTGATCCAAAGGAGAAGGTGTGGACAAGGTTTCCACCAGAAGGAACCAAATACACGCCTCCTCACCAATCTACTGAATTCAAATGGAAAGACTATTGTCCATTAGTTTTTAG GAGCTTGAGGAAGCTATTCAAGGTAGATCCAGCTGACTACATGTTATCATTATGTGGTAATGATGCCCTTAGGGAGCTATCGTCACCTGGTAAAAGTGGAATGTTTTTCTACTTAACAAACGATGATCGTTATATGATAAAGACAATGAAGAAGTCTGAAACTAAA GTGTTTCTGAGAATGCTTGCAGCTTACTACAACCATGTTCGAGCATTTGAGAACACTTTGGTGATTAAATTCTATGGTCTACACTGTGTGAAATTGACTGGAACAATCCAAAAGAAGGTGCGGTTTGTTATTATGGGAAACCTGTTCTGTTCCGAGTACTCTATCCACAGACGCTTTGATCTAAAAGGATCTTCTCTTGGTCGTACAACCGATAAACCTGAATCTCAAATCAACTCAAACACAATCTTGAAAGATCTTGATCTGAATTTCATATTCAGACTACAGAAAGCTTGGTTCCAAGAATTCACCAG GCAAGTGGACAAAGATTGTGAGTTTCTAGAACAGGAAAGGATCATGGACTACAGTCTTCTGGTTGGGATTCATTTCAGAGAAGCATCAGTGGCTGGAGAGCTGATTCCTTCTGGAGCTCGCACGCCTATTG GTGAATTTGAAGATGAAACAGCCCCTCGTCTCTCCAGAGCAGACGTGGATCAGCTTCTATCTGATCCCACAAG GTGGGCTAGTATCAGACTTGGAGGAAACATGCCGGCTCGAGCAGAGAGGACAATGAGAAGAAGCGACAGTGAGTTCCAGCTAGTTGGGGAACCAACAGGAGAGTATTACGAGGTTGTCATGATCTTTGGAATCATAGACATTCTTCAAGATTACGATATCAGCAAGAAACTTGAACACGCTTACAAGAGCATCCAGTACGATCCTACTTCAATCTCAGCCGTTGATCCGAGGCTGTACTCTAGACGTTTCCGTGATTTCATCTTCAAGGTCTTCACTGAGGACGATTGA
- the LOC111214985 gene encoding probable aquaporin SIP2-1 isoform X2: protein MGRIGIVVSDLVLSFMWTWAGVLVNILVHGVLGFSRKDTTGEIVRYLFSVISMFVFAFLQKLSKGGLYNPLTALAAGVTGGFSNFIFTVLVRIPVEVIGSILGVKHIIHVFPEIGKGPKLNVAIHHGALTEGILTFFIVMLSLGLARKIPGSFFMKTWIGSIAKLTLHVLGADLTGGCMNPAAVMGWAYARGEHITQEHLLVYWLGPIKATLLAVWFFNVVFKPLTEEEEKPKAKTEFHNVFLYVANSTVTISSIKSEFWLIQCAM from the exons ATGGGTCGAATCGGTATAGTGGTTTCTGATCTTGTGCTGTCCTTTATGTGGACATGGGCAGGAGTTCTTGTCAACATCTTAGTTCACGGAGTACTCGGATTCAGCCGGAAAGATACCACCGGCGAGATCGTCCGGTATCTCTTCTCCGTCATCTCCATGTTCGTCTTCGCATTCCTTCAGAAACTCAGCAAAGGTGGACTTTACAACCCTTTAACCGCTTTGGCTGCTGGTGTCACCGGTGGCTTCAGCAATTTCATCTTCACCGTCTTGGTTCGAATCCCCGTTGAG GTGATAGGATCAATCCTTGGGGTGAAACATATCATTCATGTTTTCCCTGAGATTGGGAAAGGACCAAAACTAAACGTAGCAATCCATCACGGCGCTTTAACCGAGGGGATACTAACATTTTTTATTGTCATGCTCTCGCTGGGACTAGCAAGGAAGATCCCTGGAAGTTTCTTCATGAAGACTTGGATTGGTAGTATTGCTAAGTTAACTCTCCATGTTCTTGGAGCTGATCTAACCGGTGGATGCATGAATCCAGCAGCG GTTATGGGATGGGCCTATGCACGAGGTGAACATATAACACAAGAGCATCTACTTGTGTATTGGCTAGGACCTATCAAGGCTACGTTGCTGGCTGTTTGGTTCTTCAATGTTGTGTTTAAGCCTCTcaccgaagaagaagagaaacctAAGGCTAAAACTGA atttcATAATGTGTTTTTGTATGTAGCAAACTCAACTGTAACAATCAGTTCAATAAAATCTGAATTTTGGCTAATACAATGTGCAATGTGA
- the LOC111214985 gene encoding probable aquaporin SIP2-1 isoform X1 — translation MGRIGIVVSDLVLSFMWTWAGVLVNILVHGVLGFSRKDTTGEIVRYLFSVISMFVFAFLQKLSKGGLYNPLTALAAGVTGGFSNFIFTVLVRIPVEVIGSILGVKHIIHVFPEIGKGPKLNVAIHHGALTEGILTFFIVMLSLGLARKIPGSFFMKTWIGSIAKLTLHVLGADLTGGCMNPAAVMGWAYARGEHITQEHLLVYWLGPIKATLLAVWFFNVVFKPLTEEEEKPKAKTD, via the exons ATGGGTCGAATCGGTATAGTGGTTTCTGATCTTGTGCTGTCCTTTATGTGGACATGGGCAGGAGTTCTTGTCAACATCTTAGTTCACGGAGTACTCGGATTCAGCCGGAAAGATACCACCGGCGAGATCGTCCGGTATCTCTTCTCCGTCATCTCCATGTTCGTCTTCGCATTCCTTCAGAAACTCAGCAAAGGTGGACTTTACAACCCTTTAACCGCTTTGGCTGCTGGTGTCACCGGTGGCTTCAGCAATTTCATCTTCACCGTCTTGGTTCGAATCCCCGTTGAG GTGATAGGATCAATCCTTGGGGTGAAACATATCATTCATGTTTTCCCTGAGATTGGGAAAGGACCAAAACTAAACGTAGCAATCCATCACGGCGCTTTAACCGAGGGGATACTAACATTTTTTATTGTCATGCTCTCGCTGGGACTAGCAAGGAAGATCCCTGGAAGTTTCTTCATGAAGACTTGGATTGGTAGTATTGCTAAGTTAACTCTCCATGTTCTTGGAGCTGATCTAACCGGTGGATGCATGAATCCAGCAGCG GTTATGGGATGGGCCTATGCACGAGGTGAACATATAACACAAGAGCATCTACTTGTGTATTGGCTAGGACCTATCAAGGCTACGTTGCTGGCTGTTTGGTTCTTCAATGTTGTGTTTAAGCCTCTcaccgaagaagaagagaaacctAAGGCTAAAACTGATTGA
- the LOC111215318 gene encoding transcription factor ORG2-like codes for MCALVPPVFPNFGWPSTGEYESNYLVGENLDDFTFLDCPAPETYGVEHHQEIQEMLGVSVPSEGNGVVTKKLNHNASERDRRKKINSLFSSLRSCLPASDQSKKLSIPQTVSRSLKYIPELQEQVKKLIQKKEELLVRVSGQRDIEHYVEPHPKAVARYVSTISATKLGDNEVMVQISSSKNHNFSISNVLSGLEEDGFVLVDVSSSRSHGERLFYTLHLQMGNKDDYKLTCEELRQRMLYLYEECGNSFR; via the exons atgtGTGCATTAGTCCCTCCAGTGTTCCCAAACTTTGGGTGGCCTTCGACAGGAGAGTACGAGAGTAACTACCTGGTCGGAGAGAACCTCGACGACTTTACGTTCCTTGATTGTCCGGCACCAGAGACATATGGAGTGGAACATCATCAGGAGATTCAGGAAATGTTGGGGGTCTCTGTTCCGTCCGAGGGGAATGGGGTCGTGACCAAGAAGCTTAATCACAATGCTAGTGAGCGTGACCGTCGCAAGAAGATCAACTCTTTGTTCTCGTCTCTTCGTTCATGTCTTCCAGCTTCTGATCAATCG AAGAAGCTAAGTATTCCTCAGACGGTTTCTCGGAGCTTGAAGTACATACCAGAGCTACAAGAGCAAGTGAAGAAGCTAATACAAAAGAAGGAAGAACTCTTGGTGCGAGTATCAGGTCAAAGAGACATTGAACATTACGTTGAGCCGCACCCAAAGGCCGTTGCACGTTACGTCTCGACCATTTCTGCGACTAAGCTTGGAGACAACGAAGTGATGGTCCAAATCTCATCGTCCAAGAATCATAACTTTTCGATATCTAATGTGTTGAGTGGGTTAGAAGAAGATGGGTTTGTTCTTGTTGATGTTTCATCTTCAAGGTCTCATGGAGAAAGGCTCTTCTACACTTTGCATCTTCAAATGGGAAATAAAGATGATTACAAACTGACATGCGAAGAGCTACGCCAGAGAATGTTATACTTGTATGAGGAATGTGGAAACTCGTTTAGATGA